One region of Seriola aureovittata isolate HTS-2021-v1 ecotype China chromosome 15, ASM2101889v1, whole genome shotgun sequence genomic DNA includes:
- the orai2 gene encoding protein orai-2: MSSELNVPMGSPAPGVSERAPDAGGMDYRDWVRRSYLELVSSNHHSVQALSWRKLYLSRAKLKASSRTSALLSGFAMVAMVEVQLEMQYDYPRELLIAFSVCTTVLVAVHLFALLISTCILPNVEAVSNIHNLNSVSESPHERMHHYIELAWGFSTALGILLFLAEVVLLCWMKFLPVDSKKPPTCTSTPATAVANLTTSPPVQNSGWQAALASTIIMVPVGVIFVVFTIHFYRSLVRHKTERHHQEIEELHKIKVQLDGHERGLQTV; encoded by the exons ATGAGCAGTGAGCTGAATGTGCCTATGGGTTCCCCGGCCCCAGGGGTCTCAGAGCGGGCTCCAGATGCTGGAGGGATGGACTACAGGGACTGGGTGCGGCGCAGTTACCTGGAACTggtcagctccaaccaccactCAGTGCAGGCCCTGTCCTGGAGGAAACTGTACCTGAGCCGGGCCAAGCTGAAGGCTTCCAGCAGAACCTCTGCACTGCTCTCTGGCTTTGCGATG GTGGCCATGGTGGAGGTGCAGCTGGAGATGCAGTACGATTACCCTCGTGAGCTCCTCATTGCCTTCAGTGTGTGCACCACCGTGCTGGTGGCAGTGCACCTCTTCGCTCTGCTGATCAGCACCTGCATCCTCCCTAATGTGGAGGCTGTCAGCAACATTCACAACCTCAACTCTGTCAGCGAGTCGCCCCACGAGCGCATGCACCACTACATCGAGCTGGCCTGGGGCTTCTCGACAGCTCTGGGAATCTTGCTGTTTTTAGCGGAGGTGGTGCTCCTCTGCTGGATGAAGTTCCTGCCTGTAGACTCCAAAAAACCACCCACCTGCACCAGCACGCCAGCCACCGCTGTGGCGAACCTCACGACATCCCCACCCGTACAGAACAGCGGCTGGCAGGCTGCGTTGGCCTCCACAATCATCATGGTCCCAGTGGGGGTGATTTTTGTGGTGTTCACCATACACTTCTATCGCTCTCTGGTGCGCCACAAGACTGAGCGCCACCACCAGGAGATTGAGGAACTGCACAAGATTAAGGTGCAGCTGGACGGCCACGAGAGAGGCCTCCAGACTGTGTGA